One genomic region from Apodemus sylvaticus chromosome 1, mApoSyl1.1, whole genome shotgun sequence encodes:
- the Pnliprp1 gene encoding inactive pancreatic lipase-related protein 1 — MLILWTIPLFLLGAAQGKEVCYDNLGCFSDAEPWAGTAIRPLKLLPWSPEKINTRFLLYTNENPTAFQTLQLSDPSTIEASNFQVARKTRFIIHGFIDQGDENWVVDMCKNMFQVEEVNCICVDWKRGSQTTYTQAASNVRVVGAQVAQMIDILSRNYSYSPSKVHLIGHSLGAHVAGEAGSRTPGLGRITGLDPVEANFEGTPEEVRLDPSDAEFVDVIHTDAAPLIPFLGFGTNQMVGHLDFFPNGGQNMPGCKKNALSQIVDIDGIWSGTRDFVACNHLRSYKYYLESILNPDGFAAYPCASYRDFESNKCFPCPDQGCPQMGHYADKFAGKTSEEPQKFFLNTGEAKNFARWRYRVSLTFSGRMATGQAKVALFGSNGNTHQYDIFRGIIMPGATHSNEFDAKLDVGTIEKVKFLWNNNVINPSFPKVGAAKITVQKGEERTEYNFCSEDTVREDTLLTLLPCETPGTM; from the exons ATGCTGATCCTCTGGACAATCCCTCTTTTCCTACTGGGAGCAGCTCAGG gAAAAGAGGTTTGCTACGATAACCTTGGATGCTTTTCTGACGCTGAGCCCTGGGCAGGGACAGCTATCAGGCCCCTAAAACTCCTCCCTTGGAGCCCGGAGAAGATCAACACTCGCTTCCTGCTCTACACCAATGAGAACCCAACAGCTTTCCAG ACTCTCCAGCTTTCTGACCCATCGACCATTGAGGCCTCCAATTTTCAAGTTGCCAGGAAGACTCGGTTCATCATCCATGGCTTCATAGACCAAGGAGATGAGAACTGGGTGGTTGACATGTGCAAG aaCATGTTCCAAGTAGAGGAGGTGAACTGCATCTGTGTGGACTGGAAGAGAGGTTCTCAGACCACCTACACACAGGCTGCCAGCAACGTGCGAGTAGTGGGTGCCCAGGTGGCTCAGATGATTGACATCCTTTCG AGAAACTACAGCTACTCGCCTTCCAAAGTCCACCTCATTGGCCACAGCCTAGGAGCCCATGTGGCAGGAGAAGCCGGAAGTCGGACTCCAGGTCTAGGCAGGATTACGG GACTAGATCCTGTAGAAGCAAATTTTGAGGGCACTCCTGAAGAGGTCCGGCTCGACCCCTCGGATGCTGAGTTTGTTGATGTGATTCACACAGATGCAGCACCCTTGATCCCATTCTTGG GCTTTGGAACAAACCAAATGGTGGGGCACCTTGACTTCTTCCCCAATGGAGGACAGAACATGCCTGGATGCAAGAAGAATGCTCTGTCACAGATTGTGGACATTGATGGCATCTGGTCAG GAACCCGGGACTTTGTGGCTTGTAACCACCTGAGAAGCTACAAGTACTACTTGGAGAGCATCCTTAACCCTGATGGGTTCGCTGCATACCCCTGCGCTTCCTACAGGGACTTTGAGTCT AACAAATGCTTTCCCTGCCCAGATCAAGGCTGCCCACAGATGGGTCACTATGCCGATAAGTTTGCTGGCAAGACAAGTGAGGAACCACAGAAGTTCTTCTTGAACACAGGGGAAGCCAAGAACTTTGCAC GCTGGAGGTACCGTGTTTCCTTGACATTCTCTGGAAGAATGGCCACAGGACAAGCCAAAGTGGCTCTGTTTGGAAGTAACGGCAATACTCACCAGTACGATATCTTCAG GGGAATTATCATGCCCGGTGCTACGCATTCCAATGAGTTTGATGCCAAGCTTGATGTGGGAACAATTGAGAAAGTCAAGTTCCTTTGGAATAATAACGTGATAAACCCAAGCTTCCCCAAAGTGGGCGCAGCCAAGATCACTGTGCAAAAGGGAGAGGAGCGGACAGA